In Cynocephalus volans isolate mCynVol1 chromosome 3, mCynVol1.pri, whole genome shotgun sequence, one DNA window encodes the following:
- the LOC134373126 gene encoding olfactory receptor 4F3/4F16/4F29-like, giving the protein MDGANLSVVSEFVFLGLSNSWEIQLFLFFFSSVFYTASLVGNLLIVFSVTSDSNLHSPMYFLLANLSFLDLGVCSIAAPKMIYDIFRKCKAISFGGCITQIFFIHAIGGTEMVLLITMAFDRYVAICKPLHYVTIMSPQMCILILAAAWFLGLIHSVAQLAFVVDLPFCGPNVLDSFYCDFPQLIKLACTETNRPEFMVTVNSGLISVGSFFILIISYIFILVTVQKHSSSGLSKALSTLSAHITVVVLFFGPIIFFYTRPFPSSHVDKFLALFDLVLTPFLNPVIYTFRNKEMKAAMKKLCHQLGIYRKMS; this is encoded by the coding sequence ATGGATGGAGCCAACCTCTCTGTAGTGTCTGAGTTTGTGTTCCTAGGACTCTCCAATTCCTGGGAGatccagctttttcttttcttcttttcatctgTGTTCTACACGGCAAGTCTGGTGGGAAACCTCCTCATTGTGTTCTCTGTGACCTCTGACTCTAACTTACACTCCCCCATGTACTTCCTGCTGGCCAACCTCTCCTTTCTTGACCTGGGAGTTTGCTCTATTGCAGCTCCCAAAATGATTTatgatattttcagaaaatgCAAAGCCATCTCTTTTGGGGGTTGTATAACTCAGATCTTCTTTATTCATGCTATTGGGGGCACGGAAATGGTGCTACTCATAACCATGGCCTTTGACAGATATGTTGCTATATGTAAGCCTCTCCACTATGTGACCATCATGAGCCCAcaaatgtgcattttaattttGGCTGCTGCCTGGTTTCTTGGCCTCATCCACTCAGTGGCCCAATTGGCTTTTGTTGTGGACTTGCCCTTCTGCGGCCCTAATGTATTGGACAGCTTTTACTGTGATTTCCCTCAGCTCATTAAACTTGCTTGCACAGAGACCAATAGACCAGAGTTCATGGTCACAGTCAACAGTGGACTCATCTCTGTGGGCTCCTTCTTCATACTGATCATTTCTTACATTTTCATTCTGGTCACTGTTCAGAAACACTCTTCCAGTGGGTTATCCAAGGCCCTTTCTACTCTGTCAGCTCACATCACTGTGGTGGTTTTATTCTTTGGGCCAATAATCTTCTTCTACACCCGGCCCTTCCCTTCATCACACGTGGACAAGTTTCTTGCTCTCTTTGATTTAGTTCTTACTCCTTTTCTGAATCCTGTTATCTATACGTTCAGGAACAAAGAGATGAAGGCTGCAATGAAGAAACTTTGTCACCAGCTTGGGATTTACAGGAAGATGTCCTAA